The genome window AGGGACTTTGCGAGCGCCATACTCAAGGCTATCTAGTCAATATAGTCCCATTCCGGACCGGTTTTCTGGAGTTCACCCATGTCGTTTCGCCTCTTTGATGTTCCGGAAACGGAAGCGAGCCATTTCGTCGGCTTTGCCGGCAACAGGATCAATCGCCATTCGGAAAAGCGTAGCGACGATGTTGTGACCCTTGCGTTGGCAAATGCCAATGCACGGATGCTGCTGATCGGACAGGGTCAGGTGCTGGTTACCCAGGGCGATACAGGCAATGCGCTTTTCGGCCTGGACAAGGCTGCAGCCCTTTTGCCTGCTCCGAACAAGACCATCTATCTTGGCATGCAGGATGATATGCCGATTCTCGCATCGCCAAGCGGCTTTGATTTCAACGCTTTGCCTGAGGCGATCAAGGCGATCGACTACCGCTCTGTCTATACGCAGGGCCTCATTCCGCCCGACCAGCTCGGCGCAATGGCGCAGGCAGTGTCGCTTCTGACGTGGCACGAGAATCACACGTTCTGCGGGCGCTGCGGGACCGAAACCGTTATGCGTGACGGCGGCTACCGGCGCACCTGCCCCAATTGCGAGGCCCAGCACTTCCCCCGCACCGATCCGGTAGCGATCATGATGGTGGTGCGCGGCGACAAATGTCTTCTGGCGCGCGGCGCGCATTTCGGCCCGGGCATGTATTCGTGTCTCGCCGGTTTCATCGAGCCGGGTGAAACAATCGAAAATGCTGTGCGCCGCGAGACGCTGGAGGAAACCAACCTGCCGGTCGGCCGTGTGCTTTATCACGCCAGCCAACCCTGGCCCTTCCCCTATTCGCTGATGATCGGATGCCATGCCGAGGCGCTGTCCGATGATTTCACTCTCGATAGAGCCGAACTTGAGGATGGCCGCTGGTTTTCGCGCGAGGAAGTCGCCACGATGCTTGACCGCACCCATGCGGACGGGCTGATGACCCCGCCGCCTGGTGCCATTGCCGCCCACCTCATCCGAAGCTGGGTCGATAGCGGGGTCTAGACCCTACTCTTCTTCGCCCTGCGTGCTGCGGAAGGTCGTATCCGCCGGGTAAACGCCGAGGATACGCACTTCCTTGGAGAAGAACTCCAACTCGTCCAGCGCGTGCGCGACGTTCTTGTCTTCTGGATGGCCTTCGATATCAGCATAGAACTGCGTGGCGGTGAATTTGCCGTCGATCTGGTAGCTCTCGAGCTTGGTCATGTTGACCATATTGGTAGCGAAACCGCCCATGGCTTTATACAGCGCCGCCGGAACGTTGCGGACGCGGAAAACAAAGGTCGTCATCATGAGCTCGTCGGAGGCGCGAGGTGCCCATTTCTTGGTCTTGTTGAGAACGACGAAACGCGTGACGTTGTTTTCGGTGTCCTCGACATCCTCTTCCAGAATATCAAGGCCGTAAAGATCCGAGGCGAGACGCGGCGCCAGTGCGGCCATTGTCTTGTCGTTGACATCGGCAACAAGCCGCGCTGCGCCCGCTGTATCTCCGGCAATTACCGGCTTCCAGCCGTTCTTGCGGATATATTTACGGCATTGGCCAAGCGCGTGGATGTGGCTGTGAACGGACGTGATGTCGCTGCGCTTCGTGCCTGGCAGGACCATCAGCTGAAAATGGATCGGCAGGAAATACTCGCCGACTATATGCAGGCGCGATTCCGGCAGGAGATGGTGAATATCGGCGACACGGCCGGCGATTGTGTTTTCGATCGGGATCATGGCAAGGTCAGCGGCGCCGCTTTCAACTGCGTTGAACGCATCCTCGAACGTCGGGCAAGGCATCGGCTCCATCTCGGGAAACATGTTGCGGCAGGCCGTGTCGGAATTCGCGCCGGGTTCCCCCTGGAAGGAGATGCGGTTGGTCTTAGCCATTATCGATTGCCTTTTGTAGAAGTAAGAATGTCTCGTGCCCGTTCGAGATCTTCGGGGGTATCGACGCCGAGCGGCACCGAATCGACGATTTCCACGTCGATGCGCATGCCTGCCTCCAGCGCACGCAGCTGTTCGAGGCGCTCGCGCCGCTCCAGCGGCGACGGGCCAAGACCAACGAAACGCTCGAGCGCAGCGCGCCGATAGGCATAGAGCCCGATGTGATGATAGAGCGGACCGTCGCCCCATGGCGCGGTGGCGCGGGTAAAATAGAGCGCCCGCATCCGGTCCTCGCCGATCGGCGAGCCGATGATCTTCACCACGTTCGGATTGGTCTTCTCGTCGTCGCGGCGGATCTCGACGCCGAGCGTGCCGATGTCGGCGGGGCCGTTCTGCAGCGGCAACAGCGCACGCTTTATGATATCCGCCTCGATGGTCGGCAAGTCGCCCTGCACATTGACCACAGCATCGACGGTACCGTCAGGATCCAACGCCAGCAGCGCCTCGTAAATGCGGTCCGAGCCGGATTCGTGATCGTTGCGCGTCATGACCGCTTCGAGGCCGTGGGCTTCCACGGCTGACTTCACATCGAGGCTGTCAGTCGCTACCACGGTGCGGCCAAGCCCCGCAGCCTTGGCCCGCTCAGCTACATGCACGATCATCGGCTTGCCGGCAATATCGGCCAAGGGTTTGTCTGGAAGCCGGGTGGAAGCCATTCGGGCAGGTATAAGTGTCAGTATTTTCATCGTTGCACATGCGCCTACGGTGTCAAAAAGTCTCAGGCAGAACCGCCCTTATATGTGTTGCAAACGCAAAGCAAAAGACCTAGTTTCCGCGCGATCACGAGGGGACTCTCGTCACAAAATGCAGCGATCTGCATTGACCAGATATTGAGAACCTCCGCAAGTGTGTTGAACACAAAGCTCCTGTATTGCACTGGCAAGCGCGAACAGGAACTCCGCGTCCAGCACATTTGAACAGGACACAAATGGAGCAATGATCGACGATGGAATCGACCCCATTCAACAAATATGCCATGGCGTTTCTGGCAACCGTATTCGTTGTCATGACGGCAGGCATCCTGTCCGATTTCATATTCGACTCACATGCACCCGAAAAACCCGGCTTTATCATCGAGGCCGCCGAGGCTGGTGGTGAAGCTGAAGCTGGCGCCCCAGCTGCTGCCGCCGTGCCGATCGCGACGCTTCTGGCTTCTGCCGATGCGGCCCGCGGCGAAGCGATTTTCAAGCGTTGCGCTGCCTGCCATACGGGCGATAAGGGCGGAGCGAACAAGGTTGGCCCAAACCTTTGGGACATTGTCGACCGTCCGATCGCAACCCATGCAGGCTTCAGCTATTCCGGCGCCATGAAGGATTTCTCCAAGGGCGGCGCTGAAAAGTGGACCTTTGATCACCTCAACCACTTCCTGACTTCACCGAAGGGCTACATCAAAGGCACGGCCATGGGCTTTGCCGGCGACAAGAAGGACAATGAGCGCGCCGACTTGATCGCTTATCTGCGCACCCTGTCCGACAGTCCGAAGCCTCTGCCTGCTGCCGATGCAGCTCCGGCCGGCGACGCAGCCAAGCCCGCTGAGGGCGCAGCCGCCCCAGCCGAAGGCGCTGCCCCTGCAGCCCCTGCCAACTGAGGTCGACAATCAGAGCATGCGAAAGCCGGGCCAAGTGCCCGGCTTTTTTGTATCAACACCGCGTGTTTTTTCAGCGAAGGCCTGTTCTCTGCCGCATTTTCTCTTAGACTGATGATCAAAGAGAACCTGTGGAGACTTGATTTGCGATTTCGCCCGTTTGTTGCCAGCCTTGCCTTCCTCGCCTTCGCCACCCTTGGCACCTTTCAGAATGCACATGCGGCAGAACCGGAATGGCGGCATGCAACGAGCGTCTTGGGCGAACCGAAATACGGTCCGGATTTCAAACACTATGACTATGTGAATCCGGATGCCCCGAAGGGCGGTACGCTAAACCAGACCAGCTATGGTTCATTCGACAGTCTCAATCCATTCGTGGTTCAGGGAGTCGCTGCAGCAGGGTTTCCGAGCACCGTCGGCGGAGGGCTGCTCTATGACACGCTTCTCAGCCAAGCACTCGACCAGCCTGCAACGAACTACGGCCTCATTGCAGAGGCCATGGCCTATCCGGATGATTTTTCGTGGGTCAAATTTCGCCTGAGGCCGGCGGCCAGATGGCATGACGGCCAGCCAATTACCGTTGATGATGTGATATGGTCATTTGAGGTTCTGAAGGCGCAAAGTCCCGTCTATAACAAATACTATCACGATGTGACCAAGGCCGAGAAAACCGGGGATCACGAGGTCACATTCACCTTCTCAAGCGCTGGAAATCGCGAGCTGCCGAGCATCATGGGCGATTTTCCGGTTCTGCCGAAGCACTGGTGGGAGGGGAAAGATGCCTCCGGCAAGCAGCGCGATATAACCAAACCCACGATGGAAATTCCGCTTGGGTCGTCTGCTTACAAGATCGAAAGTGTCGTCCCAGGCAAGACAATCGTGTGGAGCCGTGTCGCGGATTATTGGGGCAAGGACTTGCCCGACAATGTGGGCCGGAATAATTTCGATCGTGTCCGCTACGAGTATTTCCGCGATCAGAACGCCGAATGGGAAGCTTTCAAGAAAGGCGGTTTCGAGGATTATCGCGGTGAAGCAAGCATCGGTAAATGGATGCGTGAGTATGATTTTCCTGCCTTCAAACGCGGTGATGTCATCAAGGCGGTGTTCCCCTTGCGCTCTTCAGGACGCATGCAGGGATTTCTCATCAATACCAGGCGAGAGAAATTCGCGGATCCAAAAGTCCGTGAAGCCCTGAACTGGGCCTATGATTTCGAGAGCATGAGCAAGAACCTGTTCTTCGGCCAGTACAAACGCATTAACAGCTACTTTTCCGGATCGGAACTCGCCTCAAGCGGCCTGCCCACGGGGAAGGAGCTGGAGATTCTTGAGACGGTGAAGGGCGAAGTGCCTGCAGACGTGTTTACAAAAGAATACAAGCTGCCCGTTTACGATACCCCGCAGTCACAGCGGGATAATCTGCGCCATGCGGTCATGCTGCTGCGCGAAGCCGGTTACGACCAGAAAAACGGAAAACTCGTCAACACCAAGACCGGCGCGCCCCTTGCGATCGAATTTCTGGCGGACGATCCTTCCGATGAACGCTTCATCGGGCCATTCATGGCGAACTTGCGCAAGCTCGGCATCGATGCTCAGATACGCGTTGTGGATAGCGCGCAATATACGGCGAGACTGAATGATTTTGATTTCGACATAACAACGCCGAGCGTGGTCCTGAGCCAAAGCCTGTCACCAGGTAATGAACAGCGTGATTTCTGGAGTTCCGCGGCTGCGAACATACCGGGCAGCCGCAACTATATGGGCATCAAGAACCCGGCGGTCGACAAACTGATCGATCGGGTGATCTTTGCCAAGGATCGCGAAGAGCTGGTTGCCGCGACCCACGCGCTCGATCGCGTTCTGCTGTGGAACTACTACGTCGTACCGCAATGGTATGACGACCGGATCAAGATCGCTTATTGGAACAAGTTCGGCATGCCGGAGAAGCAGCCCGACTATGTCGGTATTGACCCGTTCTCCTGGTGGGTCGACACCACCAAGGAGCAGGCTCTGAAGGCCCGTGCCGAATGATCAATCGCCGCGATCTCCTGAAAGTCTCCAGCGCGACGATCCTGACTGCAATGGCACCGCGCCTCGCGCTGGCGGAAGTGGCGACGGGTGTGCCCCTGCACGGACTCTCGGCCTTTGGCGAACTGAAATACCCCAAGGATTTCACGCATTTCGACTATGCCAACCCGGATGCGCCGAAGGGCGGCACATTTGCCTTCTCGCCGCCGAACTGGCTGTTCAACCAGTCACCGCAAACCTTCAACACGCTCAACACCTTCTCGGCGAAGGGCGACGCGCCACCACGGATGGAACTATGTTTCGATACGCTGATGGCTTCGGCGCTCGATGAGCCGGATTCCATTTACGGGCTGGTAGCGGAGACCGTGACCGTCTCCGCCGACCGCAACTCGTTCGCATTCAAGCTGCGACCGGAAGCACGGTTTCATGACGGTTCGCCTCTGACAGCCCATGATGTCGTCTTCAGCTTCCAGACGATGCAAAAGAAAGGCCACCCCGAGCTTCTGCTGCTTCTCACGGAAATGAAGGAAATCGTTGCGGAAGATGATCGCACGCTTCGCATCACCTTCACCGGCAAGCACTCCGATCGCGCCATTCTCGACGTCGCCGCCAATATGCCGATCCTGTCAAAGACCTGGTATGAGACCCGCGATTTCGATGCTTCGACACTGGAGCCGCCGCTTGGCTCGGGCGCCTATCGCGTTGGCAGCGTTTCCGCCGGTCAGGGCATCGAGTATGAACGGGTTGTCAATGACTGGGCCAAAGACCTGCCGGTGCGGCGCGGGCTGAACCATTTCAACCGGATCAAGATTGATTTCTACCGCGACCGTCAGCCGCAATTCGAGGCCTTCAAGAAGGGCGATATTTTCTGGCGCATGGAACACACGGCCAAGACCTGGGCGATCGAATATAATTTCCCGGCGATCCAGCAGAAGCGCGTGTTGAAGCGCGAAGTCTCCGGTGAGAAGCGCCCGCAATTGCAGGCCTGGGCGGTCAACCAGCGCCGCGAGCATTTTCGCGACCCAAGGGTGCGCGAGGCCATTGCGCTGTGCTTCGACTTCCAGTGGACGCAAAAGAACCTGTTCTACGGCATGTATGAGCAGTCGCAATCGCTGTTCGAACAGTCGGATTTCCGCGCAAGCGGCAAGCCTCCGCCCGAAGAACTCGCGCTTATGGAGCCGTTTCGCGACAGGCTGCCCGAAAGTATTTTCGGCGAAGCGGTGATCCAGGCGACCTCCGACGGATCGGGGCGAGACCGCAAGAACCTGAAACGCGCCGTGGAACTCCTGACCGAAGCCGGTTTCAAGCGCGACGGCAACCGCTTTGTGGACGGAGCAGGCAAGCCGCTCAACCTCGAAATGCTGATCCAGGCGGAGGTATTCACCCGCGTCTATTCGCCCTTCATCAACAATCTCCAGGCGATCGGCATCAATGCCTCGTTGCGGCTTGTCGACCCGGCGCAGTACCAGACGAGGCTGCAGGATTTCGATTTCGACATAATGGGTATGGCCATTCAGCTTACTGCTACTCCGACACGGGAATCGCTTGAGTCGATATTCGGCTCGAGATCGGCTTCAGCGCCGGGTTCCTACAACCTCCCGGGCATTGCCGACCCGGTTATTGATGCACTCATCGCGAAAGTCAGCGACGCGCATTCCCGCACCGAATTGATTTCAATCCTGCGTGTTCTTGATCGACTCTTGCGTATAAGACGTGACTGGATTCCAAATTGGTACTCAGCGAATCACCTCGTCGCCTATTGGGACATGTTCGGCTTCAAGGAGCCAAAGCCCGATTACGGTTTTCCGGTTGAGACGCTCTGGTGGTTTGACGAAGCAAAGGCAAAGGCAATTGGCAAGGTTTGATATGATCGCGGCATTGACAGGGAGCTCCTGATGGGAGCTTATATTCTCCGCCGCCTGGTTTTGATGGTACCGACCCTGTTCGGGGTTTTGCTTGTCTGTTTCGTCATTGTGCAATTCGTCCCCGGTGGTCCGGTGCAACGGATCATCGGCCAGCTTACCGGCCAGGGTGGCAACGCCATGGATCGCATTGGTGGCGGTGGCGCGGATTTCGGCCAGAGCCAGGACCAGCTTGGCGTTGGGACAAACAATTCGAAATATCGCGGCGCACAGGGGCTCGATCCCGC of Phyllobacterium zundukense contains these proteins:
- the nudC gene encoding NAD(+) diphosphatase, which produces MSFRLFDVPETEASHFVGFAGNRINRHSEKRSDDVVTLALANANARMLLIGQGQVLVTQGDTGNALFGLDKAAALLPAPNKTIYLGMQDDMPILASPSGFDFNALPEAIKAIDYRSVYTQGLIPPDQLGAMAQAVSLLTWHENHTFCGRCGTETVMRDGGYRRTCPNCEAQHFPRTDPVAIMMVVRGDKCLLARGAHFGPGMYSCLAGFIEPGETIENAVRRETLEETNLPVGRVLYHASQPWPFPYSLMIGCHAEALSDDFTLDRAELEDGRWFSREEVATMLDRTHADGLMTPPPGAIAAHLIRSWVDSGV
- a CDS encoding prephenate dehydratase, whose protein sequence is MAKTNRISFQGEPGANSDTACRNMFPEMEPMPCPTFEDAFNAVESGAADLAMIPIENTIAGRVADIHHLLPESRLHIVGEYFLPIHFQLMVLPGTKRSDITSVHSHIHALGQCRKYIRKNGWKPVIAGDTAGAARLVADVNDKTMAALAPRLASDLYGLDILEEDVEDTENNVTRFVVLNKTKKWAPRASDELMMTTFVFRVRNVPAALYKAMGGFATNMVNMTKLESYQIDGKFTATQFYADIEGHPEDKNVAHALDELEFFSKEVRILGVYPADTTFRSTQGEEE
- a CDS encoding 3-deoxy-manno-octulosonate cytidylyltransferase, coding for MKILTLIPARMASTRLPDKPLADIAGKPMIVHVAERAKAAGLGRTVVATDSLDVKSAVEAHGLEAVMTRNDHESGSDRIYEALLALDPDGTVDAVVNVQGDLPTIEADIIKRALLPLQNGPADIGTLGVEIRRDDEKTNPNVVKIIGSPIGEDRMRALYFTRATAPWGDGPLYHHIGLYAYRRAALERFVGLGPSPLERRERLEQLRALEAGMRIDVEIVDSVPLGVDTPEDLERARDILTSTKGNR
- a CDS encoding c-type cytochrome codes for the protein MESTPFNKYAMAFLATVFVVMTAGILSDFIFDSHAPEKPGFIIEAAEAGGEAEAGAPAAAAVPIATLLASADAARGEAIFKRCAACHTGDKGGANKVGPNLWDIVDRPIATHAGFSYSGAMKDFSKGGAEKWTFDHLNHFLTSPKGYIKGTAMGFAGDKKDNERADLIAYLRTLSDSPKPLPAADAAPAGDAAKPAEGAAAPAEGAAPAAPAN
- a CDS encoding extracellular solute-binding protein — protein: MIKENLWRLDLRFRPFVASLAFLAFATLGTFQNAHAAEPEWRHATSVLGEPKYGPDFKHYDYVNPDAPKGGTLNQTSYGSFDSLNPFVVQGVAAAGFPSTVGGGLLYDTLLSQALDQPATNYGLIAEAMAYPDDFSWVKFRLRPAARWHDGQPITVDDVIWSFEVLKAQSPVYNKYYHDVTKAEKTGDHEVTFTFSSAGNRELPSIMGDFPVLPKHWWEGKDASGKQRDITKPTMEIPLGSSAYKIESVVPGKTIVWSRVADYWGKDLPDNVGRNNFDRVRYEYFRDQNAEWEAFKKGGFEDYRGEASIGKWMREYDFPAFKRGDVIKAVFPLRSSGRMQGFLINTRREKFADPKVREALNWAYDFESMSKNLFFGQYKRINSYFSGSELASSGLPTGKELEILETVKGEVPADVFTKEYKLPVYDTPQSQRDNLRHAVMLLREAGYDQKNGKLVNTKTGAPLAIEFLADDPSDERFIGPFMANLRKLGIDAQIRVVDSAQYTARLNDFDFDITTPSVVLSQSLSPGNEQRDFWSSAAANIPGSRNYMGIKNPAVDKLIDRVIFAKDREELVAATHALDRVLLWNYYVVPQWYDDRIKIAYWNKFGMPEKQPDYVGIDPFSWWVDTTKEQALKARAE
- a CDS encoding extracellular solute-binding protein; amino-acid sequence: MINRRDLLKVSSATILTAMAPRLALAEVATGVPLHGLSAFGELKYPKDFTHFDYANPDAPKGGTFAFSPPNWLFNQSPQTFNTLNTFSAKGDAPPRMELCFDTLMASALDEPDSIYGLVAETVTVSADRNSFAFKLRPEARFHDGSPLTAHDVVFSFQTMQKKGHPELLLLLTEMKEIVAEDDRTLRITFTGKHSDRAILDVAANMPILSKTWYETRDFDASTLEPPLGSGAYRVGSVSAGQGIEYERVVNDWAKDLPVRRGLNHFNRIKIDFYRDRQPQFEAFKKGDIFWRMEHTAKTWAIEYNFPAIQQKRVLKREVSGEKRPQLQAWAVNQRREHFRDPRVREAIALCFDFQWTQKNLFYGMYEQSQSLFEQSDFRASGKPPPEELALMEPFRDRLPESIFGEAVIQATSDGSGRDRKNLKRAVELLTEAGFKRDGNRFVDGAGKPLNLEMLIQAEVFTRVYSPFINNLQAIGINASLRLVDPAQYQTRLQDFDFDIMGMAIQLTATPTRESLESIFGSRSASAPGSYNLPGIADPVIDALIAKVSDAHSRTELISILRVLDRLLRIRRDWIPNWYSANHLVAYWDMFGFKEPKPDYGFPVETLWWFDEAKAKAIGKV